A window of Coleofasciculus sp. FACHB-T130 contains these coding sequences:
- a CDS encoding fasciclin domain-containing protein: MADIVDIAVGAGSFKTLVTAVQAAGLVDTLKSPGPFTVFAPNDDAFAKLPPGTIQTLVQNIPQLARILTYHVVPGKLMKADLEKVSSVTSVEGSPIRIDCSDGFEVKNATVLAPDIEADNGVIHVIDTVILMG; this comes from the coding sequence ATGGCTGACATTGTTGATATTGCCGTTGGTGCGGGTTCTTTCAAAACTTTAGTAACTGCTGTCCAAGCGGCAGGGTTGGTGGACACGCTGAAAAGTCCTGGCCCTTTTACTGTCTTTGCACCGAATGATGATGCCTTTGCCAAACTTCCACCCGGAACGATTCAAACCTTGGTGCAAAATATTCCCCAGCTTGCCAGAATTCTCACCTATCATGTCGTTCCTGGCAAGTTAATGAAAGCCGATTTAGAGAAAGTAAGTTCTGTCACCTCAGTTGAAGGTTCACCCATCAGAATTGATTGTTCTGATGGTTTTGAGGTGAAAAATGCTACAGTTCTCGCACCAGATATCGAAGCGGATAATGGCGTGATTCACGTTATCGACACGGTAATTTTAATGGGTTAA
- a CDS encoding CO2 hydration protein codes for MVQTPSKPSTKLPPSNHEFAEIIHRLEAGGAMLPDTPENLMQIIGIYKAYAVPMDFYWRDLLYIAEHVFLNPFPFFKYFLPKEYLELHNHYAGDDADLRIWRGEATAHPELLEFMEKGETSKMPKLFHHLGHDRINMEFAEACMQAMLWHGRDMGWGKFDAYLDTDEYKANADRAIKAYFQGNPAMLGLYKLFPDMFLEQVRQLSYYSNLGLFWEVMAPVFFEMSDLYDEGKITSVPEAMNFLVNGIFAIAGRPIYHHVYIRGEKYEIIPKSCGFTWLYEAALPYVEAVFYRTAPFRGTKSYNAQAKQVPENQKDFHYGILYADVFPVGTAGIPPTLLMQDMLHFLPPYLVDYYRQHCRGEDDMLIQLGITFQRSMYCVTSAVIQALRTALLYPLDDSNPKHLQANREFFEAQMDRFKRPEARLRDIQQSDYR; via the coding sequence ATGGTACAAACTCCATCTAAGCCTTCAACAAAATTACCTCCTTCTAACCATGAATTTGCCGAAATTATTCACCGCTTAGAAGCTGGTGGTGCCATGCTGCCAGATACGCCGGAAAATCTCATGCAAATTATCGGTATTTATAAAGCGTATGCAGTACCGATGGATTTCTACTGGCGCGACCTGCTTTATATTGCCGAGCATGTCTTTTTAAATCCCTTTCCCTTCTTTAAATACTTCCTGCCCAAGGAGTATTTAGAGTTACATAATCATTACGCTGGAGATGATGCAGATTTGCGAATCTGGCGTGGAGAAGCCACTGCTCATCCCGAACTTCTAGAGTTTATGGAGAAGGGCGAAACTTCTAAAATGCCCAAGTTATTCCATCACTTAGGGCATGACCGAATTAATATGGAATTTGCCGAAGCTTGTATGCAAGCAATGCTTTGGCACGGCAGAGATATGGGCTGGGGTAAATTCGATGCCTATCTGGATACCGATGAATATAAAGCGAATGCAGATAGAGCAATTAAGGCTTACTTCCAAGGCAATCCGGCGATGCTGGGATTGTATAAACTGTTCCCTGATATGTTCTTAGAACAGGTGCGCCAACTGTCTTACTACAGTAATTTAGGCTTGTTCTGGGAAGTGATGGCTCCAGTTTTCTTTGAGATGTCCGACCTCTACGATGAGGGGAAAATTACCAGTGTGCCGGAAGCGATGAATTTTCTGGTAAATGGAATTTTTGCGATCGCGGGTCGTCCAATTTATCATCACGTTTACATTCGGGGTGAAAAGTATGAAATTATCCCCAAATCTTGCGGTTTCACATGGCTGTACGAAGCAGCATTACCGTATGTGGAAGCTGTATTCTACCGCACGGCTCCCTTCCGGGGTACAAAATCTTACAATGCTCAGGCAAAGCAAGTTCCGGAAAATCAGAAAGATTTCCACTATGGAATTCTCTATGCTGATGTATTTCCGGTGGGAACTGCTGGCATTCCGCCGACATTGTTAATGCAGGATATGCTGCATTTCCTCCCACCCTATCTCGTGGATTACTATCGCCAACACTGCCGCGGTGAAGATGATATGTTAATCCAATTAGGGATTACTTTCCAACGCTCGATGTACTGCGTTACTTCTGCTGTTATCCAAGCATTGCGGACGGCACTTCTCTATCCTTTAGATGACTCCAATCCGAAGCATTTACAAGCAAATCGGGAGTTTTTTGAAGCTCAGATGGATCGCTTTAAGCGTCCTGAAGCTCGTTTGCGGGATATTCAGCAGTCGGATTATCGATAG